In Clostridium omnivorum, the DNA window ATTTTAGTGGAGTATTTGTGGACAACATAAAAGGTGCTTATGAAGGCACTGAGGCCCTTATTAAGGCAGGACATAAGAAAATAGGAGTTATAACTGGACGTATGAATTCCATACCAGCACAAGATAGATTACTTGGATATAAAAAGGCACTGACCATAAATAATATACCTATAAATGATAAGTATATTTTAACAGGTAATTATAAGCTGGAAACTGCATACAAGAAGATGAAAGAACTAATAAGGATGGAAGACAGGCCTACTGCCGTTTTTGCTTGCAGCAACATGATGACTATCGGTTGTATAAAAGCTCTTCAGGAAGAAAAGTTGAAGATTCCCGAGGATATGGCAATTCTGGGCTTTGATAAAAATGATGTGCTTGATATGTTAGGCATGAATATTAGTAATGTGGTAGGTCCTACTATAGAGCTTGGAAGAGCGAGTATGGAAATGCTAATTGAATATTTAAACCATAAGCACAGCAAGGAACTTAGGAGAATAACTCTTCTTCCAGAATTAGTTTTGAAAGGTTCTGAAAGATATATACCAAAGAAATAAATGTGAATTCTATTCACATTTTTAAAAAGCTTTGCTGTAAGCGCTTACAAGCCCAAAAGAGATAATTTTAATTGGATTTAAGATAGCATTCGTTGATTTTACTAGTGTTTTGTAACATGTTAAAGTATGACATCTTAAATTTAACATTCCCCCTCTTGTGTAAGCGCTTACTAATTTTTCATTCTAAAACAAATTAATACGTAGGTTTTTGGGAACTCTATAATTATTTAATAATTGAAAATATGAAATAATATGATTGATAAAAGGAGACATAACAATGGAATTACAGGATAAGATTGCTAAAGCAGCGGAATACATATTAGAGCAAACTAAGTATAAGCCAGAATTTGCTCTAATTTTAGGATCAGGTCTTGGAGACATAGCTGATCAAATAGAAGATGCAGAGTATTATGCATATGAAAACATCCCAGGATTTCCAGTTTCTACAGTTCAAGGTCATGCTGGAAGACTTGTAATAGGAAAGCTTGAAGGTAAAGTAGTAGTTGCAATGCAAGGACGTTTTCACTACTATGAGGGATACAAAATGCAGGATATTACATTGCCAGTTAGAGTTATGAAAAAGCTAGGTGTAGAGAAGCTAATAGTAACAAATGCAGCTGGTGCTGTTAATGAAGGTTTTAAACCAGGTGATTTAATGCTTATAAGTGATCACATAAACTATTCTGGGAACAACCCGCTTATGGGAAGAAACCTAGATGAATTTGGACCTAGATTCCCAGATATGTCTAATGCTTATGATAAAGCTCTAAGAACAGAGGTTAAGAGAATAGCGGATAGGCTTAACATAGAACTTCAAGAAGGTGTATATGCTATGTTTAGCGGACCTACTTATGAAACACCTGCAGAAGTTAGAATGGCTAGAATTATAGGAGCAGATGCGGTAGGAATGTCTACAGTGCCTGAGGTTATAATAGCTAATCACTGCGGCCTTAAAGTTATAGGAATTTCCTGTTTAACAAACATGGCAGCTGGAATACTAGATCAGCCTTTAAATCATAGTGAAGTTATTGAATACTCTAATAAAGCAAGAGAAAAGTTTATAACCCTTGTGAAAAACATAGTTAAAAATTTATAAGATGGAGGTGCTTCTTTATGAGAATGTATGATTTGATTATGAAAAAAAGAAATGGAATGGAACTTTCCACAGAAGAAATTAACTTTTTTGTAGATGGATATACAAAAGGTGCTATTCCTGATTATCAAGTTTCAGCATTAATGATGGCAATATATTTTCAAAAGATGAATAAGAGAGAGACTGCTGATTTAACTATGGCTATGGTAAATAGCGGAGAAACTATTGATTTATCAGCAATAAAAGGAAAAAAGGTTGATAAGCACAGTACTGGTGGAGTAGGCGATACTACAACTTTAATTCTTGGACCAATAGTTGCAGCTGCTGGAGTTCCAGTGGCAAAAATGTCTGGAAGAGGACTCGGACACACAGGTGGAACAATTGATAAGCTTGAGTCCTTTAAAGGATTTTCAGTAGAAATGCCTATAGAAAAGTTTGTAGAAGATGTAAATACTATAAAGATTTCTGTAGTAGGCCAAACAGCTAATTTAGCACCTGCTGATAAAAAGCTTTATGCTCTTCGAGATGTTACAGCAACTGTAGATAATCTTTCACTAATTGCTAGCAGTATAATGAGCAAGAAAATTGCAGCTGGCGCAGATGCAATAGTACTTGATGTTAAAACTGGAAGTGGTGCATTTATGAAAGAAGGAAACAGTGCCTTTGAACTTGCAAAGGAAATGGTTGATATAGGCAATAATGTTGGTAGAAATACAATAGGTGTTGTAACTGATATGGATCAACCACTAGGATTTGCAGTTGGTAATATATTAGAGGTTGAAGAAGCAATTGATACTTTAAGAGGACATGGTCCAAAGGATTTGACAGAACTATGTTTAACTTTAGGCTCCCACATGTTGGTACTTGCTGATAGAGCAGAAAATGCAGGAGAGGCTAGAAAAATTCTTCAAAATGTTATAAAATCAGGAGAGGGAATCAAAAAGCTTAAAGAATTTGTTACTGCTCAAGGCGGAGATGCTTCCTGTATAGATAATCCTGAGTTATTTGAAAAAGCTTCCATAATAGAACCAGTACTTGCACCACAAGATGGTTATGTAAAGGGTATAAAGGCTGATGATATTGGACTTGCAGCACTTGTTCTAGGTGCAGGTCGTGAAACAAAGGAAAGCCCAATAGATTTAGCAGTAGGAGTTGTACTACAAAAGAAGATAGGGGATTATGTAGCTAAAGGAGAACCAATAGCAATAATCCATGCAAATGACAAAGCTAAGAAGGAAGCAGCTGAAAAGATGATTATTGATGCCTTCAATATAACAAGCGAAAAGGTTGAGGCTAGAGCTCTTATAAGAGGAATTGTTACAAAGAACGGCATTGAAAAATATTAATTTTTTGAGCATTTAGTGAATCCATAAGAAATGTGAGGAGAGAACTATGGAAAAAATTATTGAAATGAAAGGTATAACTAAGGTTTTCCCTGGGACTGTAGCTAATGACGATGTAAATTTCGAGCTTCTTGGGGGAGAAACTCATGTTTTGCTTGGTGAAAATGGAGCTGGTAAAACTACTCTTATGAATGTCCTATATGGATTATACCAAGCAGAAAAGGGAGACATATTCGTTAAAGGACAGCTTGTAAAAATTATGAGTCCTAATGATGCTATAGCTCTAGGTATAGGTATGGTGCACCAACACTTTATGCTTGTACACAACTTTACTGTAGCAGAAAATATAGTATTAGGTTCTGAGCCAAAGCAAGGTTTAAAGCTAGACATGAAAAAGGCTATAAGAAATGTTGAAGAAATATCTAAGAAATATGGATTCAATATTGACCCTAATGCAGTAATAGAAGATATCTCAGTAGGACAGCAGCAAAAGGTTGAAATACTAAAGGCTCTTTATAGAGGAGCAGAAATACTAATTCTTGACGAGCCAACTGCGGTTTTGACACCACAAGAAATTATAGAACTTGGGGTTATAATTGATAACCTTAAGGCTGAAGGGAAATCAGTTATACTTATCACTCATAAGCTAAAAGAAGTTATGAGTATGAGTGATAGAGTTACAATAGTAAGAAGAGGTAAGGTAACTGGTACTGTTAAAACTAAGGAAACTTCTATAGACCAATTAGCAGAACTTATGGTAGGAAGAAAAGTTAATCTAGTAGTTGATAAGAAAACTGCTAAGATTGGAGCAGCAGTACTTGAAGTAGAAGGCTTAGTAGCTCTTGATCACCGTGGATTACCAGCTGTAAATGGTATTGACCTTGTAGTTAAACGTGGAGAGATTCTTGGTATAGCCGGTGTTGATGGAAACGGACAAAGCGAATTCGTTGAAGTACTAACTGGACTTAGAAAAGCTAAAGAAGGAAAGATAGTTCTTAACGGAAAAGATATTCTTAACAAGAACCCTGAGGAAATAAATAATGATGGAATGGGACATATTCCAGAAGATAGACATAAAAGAGGACTTATACTTAAGTATTCACTATTTGAAAATGCAATTTTAGGAATTCATAAAAACAAGCCTTTTAGTAAAGGTATAGTTATGAATTATAAAGCTATAAGAGAACATTGTAACAAGCTTATAAAAGAATTTGACGTAAGAACTCCAAATGATGAAGTTGCTGCATCTGCACTTTCAGGAGGAAATCAACAAAAATTAATAGTTGCTAGAGAAATATCTAAGGACCCAGAATTATTAATAGCTTCTCAACCCACAAGAGGTCTTGACGTTGGTGCTATAGAGTATATCCATGGAAGACTTGTACAAGAGAGAGATAATGGTAAGGGAGTACTACTTGTTTCACTAGAACTTGATGAAATTATGGCACTATCTGATAGAATAGCGGTTATGTATGACGGAAAGGTAGTAGCTGTACTTGATAGAAAAGATGCCACTGAGCATAAGCTGGGAATACTTATGGCTGGTGGAACTCTTGAAGAAGCAGAGAAAGAGGGGAAGAAAGTTGAGTAACGTTAAAAATGAAAAAAATAACGCTGCTTTAGAATCAATTAAAGCGGGATTAAAAAGCTTAGCCTTTCCTTTAGTTGCCATAATAATATCCATATTTGTAGCAGTATTCTTTGTTATGTGGGCTAAAGGATATTCAATACTTCAATATTTTTCAGCACTAAGTAATTTGTTCAGCATAATTTGGTCTGGAAGCTTTGGTGATGCTAGAAAGACTATGGCTACTTTAGAATATGTTACTCCATTAATATTTACTGGGGTAGCACATGCTATAGCATTTAAAACAGGTCTTTTCAACATCGGTGTTGAAGGACAATTTATAATGGGTATGATAGCTGCAGCAGCTATTGGTGTAATACCTGGACTTAGCCCTGTTATACACGTTCCACTAATAATCTTTGGTGGTATTCTTGCTGGAGGACTTTGGGCAGCAATACCAGGTTATCTTAAGGCAAAGGTTGGAACAAATGAAGTTATTAATACAATAATGATGAACTATATAGGTATGTACCTTGCAAACTGGATAATATTAAGATCTCCGCTTGCAGTTAAAGGTAAAGCAAGCACTCCATTAATACAAAAGAGCGCTGAGCTTTTTAGATTTAATGATTTAAGCAGAGCTAACATAAGTATATTTATAGGTATAGCTTTTGCACTACTAGCATACTGGATATTATGGAAATCAACTACTGGATACGAATTAAGAGCAGTTGGTATAAACCCATACGGAGCTGAATACGGTGGTATCAGCATAGCTAAGAACACTATACTTGCAATGGTCCTATCAGGAGCAATAGCTGGTGTTGGCGGAGCTACTCACGTAGCAGGTATATTCCATCAAGCTCAAGACTTCATGGGCTTTCCAGGCTTTGGCTTTGATGGTATAGCAGTTGCACTGCTTGCTAAGAGCAACCCAATAGGCTGTATAGCTTCAGCAGTACTGTTTGGAGCACTTAATAGCAGTTCTAAGATGCTTCAGTTAAATGGTATACCAAAGCAAATAGTATACTTAATTCAATCAATAGTAATTATTTTCGTAGCTACTGACTATATTGTTAAGTACTTCACTGAAAAGAAGAAGAAGGAGGCAATGATAAATGGGTAGTTTAAATTCAATAGCAGCTTTAATAGCCTCCACATTATGTTTTGCAACACCACTTTTATTTGCAGGACTTGGGGCAGTATTTTCTGAGAGATCAGGAGTTGTTAATATAGGTCTTGACGGTATGATGACAATGGGAGCTTTCTTTGCGGTATATGGTACATTCATTACTGGAAGCCCATTTGTAGGTTTAATATTTGCAGCTATTGCAGGGGGAGCCATTGCGGCAATCCATGCAGTGTTAAGTATAAACTTAAAAGCAGACCAGGTTGTATCTGGTACAGCAATAAACTTATTTGCAACAGCATTGTCCTCCTTCTTAATAGTTAAGCTATTTAACAAGGGTGGTCAGACAGACGGTGTTACACCATTCCCATACCATGTACCAGCAGGTATAGAAAAGATTCCTTTTATAGGAACAATACTTGCTAATATAAATTGGTTTGTTATATTAGCACTAGTGCTTGTTTATGTATCTCACTTTGTTTTATACAAAACACCATTAGGACTTAGAATACGTTCTGTTGGTGAACATCCAAAGGCAGCAGATACACTAGGAATTAATGTATATGCTATGAGATATTTATGTGTTATTTTATCAGGTGTTCTAGCTGGAATAGGAGGAGCTGCACTATCTATAGGTATAACTCCACTATACAGAGAAGGAATGGTAGCAGGTAGAGGATTTATAGCCCTAGCAGCACTTATCTTCGGTAACTGGAAGCCAGTAGGAACCTTAGGAGCATGCTTATTATTCGGATTTGCTGAAGCATTCCAAATAAAA includes these proteins:
- a CDS encoding pyrimidine-nucleoside phosphorylase, with protein sequence MRMYDLIMKKRNGMELSTEEINFFVDGYTKGAIPDYQVSALMMAIYFQKMNKRETADLTMAMVNSGETIDLSAIKGKKVDKHSTGGVGDTTTLILGPIVAAAGVPVAKMSGRGLGHTGGTIDKLESFKGFSVEMPIEKFVEDVNTIKISVVGQTANLAPADKKLYALRDVTATVDNLSLIASSIMSKKIAAGADAIVLDVKTGSGAFMKEGNSAFELAKEMVDIGNNVGRNTIGVVTDMDQPLGFAVGNILEVEEAIDTLRGHGPKDLTELCLTLGSHMLVLADRAENAGEARKILQNVIKSGEGIKKLKEFVTAQGGDASCIDNPELFEKASIIEPVLAPQDGYVKGIKADDIGLAALVLGAGRETKESPIDLAVGVVLQKKIGDYVAKGEPIAIIHANDKAKKEAAEKMIIDAFNITSEKVEARALIRGIVTKNGIEKY
- a CDS encoding ABC transporter permease — protein: MSNVKNEKNNAALESIKAGLKSLAFPLVAIIISIFVAVFFVMWAKGYSILQYFSALSNLFSIIWSGSFGDARKTMATLEYVTPLIFTGVAHAIAFKTGLFNIGVEGQFIMGMIAAAAIGVIPGLSPVIHVPLIIFGGILAGGLWAAIPGYLKAKVGTNEVINTIMMNYIGMYLANWIILRSPLAVKGKASTPLIQKSAELFRFNDLSRANISIFIGIAFALLAYWILWKSTTGYELRAVGINPYGAEYGGISIAKNTILAMVLSGAIAGVGGATHVAGIFHQAQDFMGFPGFGFDGIAVALLAKSNPIGCIASAVLFGALNSSSKMLQLNGIPKQIVYLIQSIVIIFVATDYIVKYFTEKKKKEAMING
- a CDS encoding ABC transporter permease — translated: MGSLNSIAALIASTLCFATPLLFAGLGAVFSERSGVVNIGLDGMMTMGAFFAVYGTFITGSPFVGLIFAAIAGGAIAAIHAVLSINLKADQVVSGTAINLFATALSSFLIVKLFNKGGQTDGVTPFPYHVPAGIEKIPFIGTILANINWFVILALVLVYVSHFVLYKTPLGLRIRSVGEHPKAADTLGINVYAMRYLCVILSGVLAGIGGAALSIGITPLYREGMVAGRGFIALAALIFGNWKPVGTLGACLLFGFAEAFQIKAQGFGWNLPTELYSSLPYILTMLALSGFVGKTTPPAADGAPYEKGQR
- a CDS encoding purine-nucleoside phosphorylase, with product MELQDKIAKAAEYILEQTKYKPEFALILGSGLGDIADQIEDAEYYAYENIPGFPVSTVQGHAGRLVIGKLEGKVVVAMQGRFHYYEGYKMQDITLPVRVMKKLGVEKLIVTNAAGAVNEGFKPGDLMLISDHINYSGNNPLMGRNLDEFGPRFPDMSNAYDKALRTEVKRIADRLNIELQEGVYAMFSGPTYETPAEVRMARIIGADAVGMSTVPEVIIANHCGLKVIGISCLTNMAAGILDQPLNHSEVIEYSNKAREKFITLVKNIVKNL
- a CDS encoding LacI family DNA-binding transcriptional regulator, giving the protein MPVTINDIAKKAGVSLATVSRVLNDSGYVKQETREKILSVIKELNYTPSAIARSLSTSKTNTIGVIVPEISNPFFGEVIKGISDVADENGLNIILFDSNESMEKEIKALKVLKEQRIQGILIASTSVEDKFNSEYIVTIETMGIPIVLVDGHVTHANFSGVFVDNIKGAYEGTEALIKAGHKKIGVITGRMNSIPAQDRLLGYKKALTINNIPINDKYILTGNYKLETAYKKMKELIRMEDRPTAVFACSNMMTIGCIKALQEEKLKIPEDMAILGFDKNDVLDMLGMNISNVVGPTIELGRASMEMLIEYLNHKHSKELRRITLLPELVLKGSERYIPKK
- a CDS encoding ABC transporter ATP-binding protein yields the protein MEKIIEMKGITKVFPGTVANDDVNFELLGGETHVLLGENGAGKTTLMNVLYGLYQAEKGDIFVKGQLVKIMSPNDAIALGIGMVHQHFMLVHNFTVAENIVLGSEPKQGLKLDMKKAIRNVEEISKKYGFNIDPNAVIEDISVGQQQKVEILKALYRGAEILILDEPTAVLTPQEIIELGVIIDNLKAEGKSVILITHKLKEVMSMSDRVTIVRRGKVTGTVKTKETSIDQLAELMVGRKVNLVVDKKTAKIGAAVLEVEGLVALDHRGLPAVNGIDLVVKRGEILGIAGVDGNGQSEFVEVLTGLRKAKEGKIVLNGKDILNKNPEEINNDGMGHIPEDRHKRGLILKYSLFENAILGIHKNKPFSKGIVMNYKAIREHCNKLIKEFDVRTPNDEVAASALSGGNQQKLIVAREISKDPELLIASQPTRGLDVGAIEYIHGRLVQERDNGKGVLLVSLELDEIMALSDRIAVMYDGKVVAVLDRKDATEHKLGILMAGGTLEEAEKEGKKVE